A genomic segment from Cyanobium sp. NIES-981 encodes:
- a CDS encoding 2Fe-2S iron-sulfur cluster-binding protein: MTITYPITVHWRQTGRTIRHDVPEGDYILRSFEEQGDPLPFSCRNGCCTACAVRVLAGSIDHREALGLSRELRQKGYGLLCVARATGPLEVETQEEDEVYDLQFGRHFGRGRVRTGLPLEEE; the protein is encoded by the coding sequence CGATCACCGTCCACTGGCGCCAGACCGGCCGGACCATCCGGCATGACGTGCCCGAGGGCGACTACATCCTGCGCAGCTTCGAGGAGCAGGGCGACCCACTCCCCTTCAGCTGCCGCAACGGCTGCTGCACCGCCTGCGCCGTGCGCGTGCTGGCGGGCAGCATCGACCACCGCGAGGCCCTGGGCCTGTCACGGGAGCTGCGCCAGAAGGGCTACGGCCTGCTGTGCGTGGCCAGGGCCACCGGACCGCTGGAGGTGGAGACCCAGGAGGAGGACGAGGTCTACGACCTGCAGTTCGGCCGCCACTTCGGCCGTGGCAGGGTGCGGACCGGTCTGCCCCTCGAGGAGGAATGA
- a CDS encoding inositol monophosphatase family protein, producing the protein MSPRCPGSDRAFEESGLTAPQRDALLAVARSAAEAGGAVLSSHFGQVSQIREKGRCGDLVTEADLAAEAAVLDLLRCQTPELGVLAEESGRRRGSGALEWCVDPLDGTTNFAHGYPFFGCSVGLCWQGQPLLGVLAVPALQELYWAAPGLGSWCRHGQSGEERRLQVSPCAQLQDALLVTGFAYDRFQRLDNNYAEFAYFTHRTHGVRRGGAAAVDLAFVAAGRLDGYWERGLSPWDLAAGVVLVEQAGGRVSAYDGSELVLADGRLIACAPGLHAALVEGLAACRPLSGASFGAPELDAARATP; encoded by the coding sequence ATGAGCCCCCGCTGCCCCGGATCCGACCGCGCCTTCGAGGAGTCGGGCCTCACCGCGCCGCAGCGGGACGCGCTGCTGGCCGTGGCGCGCAGCGCCGCTGAAGCCGGTGGTGCCGTGCTCAGCAGCCATTTCGGCCAGGTGAGCCAGATCCGCGAGAAGGGCCGCTGCGGTGACCTGGTGACCGAGGCCGATCTCGCCGCCGAGGCCGCCGTGCTGGATCTGCTGCGATGCCAGACACCGGAACTCGGCGTGCTGGCCGAGGAAAGCGGCCGCCGCCGGGGCAGCGGCGCACTCGAGTGGTGCGTGGATCCCCTGGATGGCACCACCAACTTCGCCCACGGCTATCCCTTCTTCGGTTGCTCGGTGGGACTCTGCTGGCAAGGCCAGCCCCTGCTGGGGGTGTTGGCGGTGCCTGCCCTGCAGGAGCTCTACTGGGCAGCTCCGGGACTGGGCAGCTGGTGCCGCCACGGCCAGAGCGGCGAGGAGCGGCGCCTGCAGGTGAGCCCCTGCGCCCAGCTGCAGGATGCCCTGCTGGTGACGGGCTTCGCCTACGACCGCTTCCAGCGGCTTGACAACAACTACGCCGAGTTCGCCTACTTCACCCATCGCACCCATGGCGTGCGCCGCGGCGGGGCCGCGGCGGTGGATCTGGCCTTCGTGGCGGCCGGACGGCTGGATGGCTACTGGGAGCGGGGCCTCTCCCCCTGGGACCTGGCAGCAGGCGTGGTGCTGGTGGAGCAGGCCGGGGGCCGGGTGAGCGCCTACGACGGCAGCGAGCTGGTGCTGGCCGATGGCCGCCTCATCGCCTGTGCCCCAGGCCTGCACGCCGCGCTGGTGGAGGGGCTGGCCGCCTGCAGACCGCTGAGCGGCGCCAGCTTCGGCGCCCCGGAGCTGGATGCGGCCCGGGCCACTCCATAG